In a single window of the Desulfovibrio aminophilus DSM 12254 genome:
- the glpX gene encoding class II fructose-bisphosphatase encodes MEAPQRNLALDLVRVTEAAALASARWLGKGDKEAGDQAAVDAMRLSFETLDIDGRVVIGEGEKDEAPRLYNGERVGSGGLAVDVAVDPVEGTNLLAYGRPNAISVVGVAPAGSMFDPGPSFYMQKLVVPSEAKSVVDIEAPVGENLRKIAKALGKDVDDLVVFALDKPRHKKLIGEIREAGARIQLHTDGDVAGSLMAIDPRSEVDVMMGTGGTPEGVLSAIAIRIMGGEMFAKLDPQKQGEKNGLAESGMDIRRIYTVADLVKSEDLFFAATGISGGTFLKGVRYTGHGAETHSLVMRGKTGTIRYIEAIHNWDTLMRVSAVKYN; translated from the coding sequence ATGGAAGCCCCGCAGAGAAATTTGGCGCTTGATCTGGTGCGCGTGACCGAGGCCGCGGCCCTGGCTTCGGCCCGCTGGCTCGGCAAGGGCGACAAGGAAGCCGGCGACCAGGCCGCCGTGGACGCCATGCGCCTGTCCTTCGAAACCCTGGACATCGACGGCCGCGTGGTCATCGGCGAGGGCGAGAAGGACGAGGCTCCCAGACTCTACAACGGCGAACGGGTGGGCAGCGGCGGCTTGGCCGTGGACGTGGCCGTGGACCCGGTGGAGGGAACGAACCTCCTGGCCTACGGTCGGCCCAACGCCATCTCCGTGGTCGGCGTGGCCCCGGCCGGGAGCATGTTCGATCCCGGTCCGAGTTTCTACATGCAGAAGCTCGTCGTGCCTTCGGAGGCCAAGTCCGTGGTGGACATCGAGGCCCCGGTGGGCGAGAACCTGCGCAAGATCGCCAAGGCCCTGGGCAAGGACGTGGACGACCTGGTTGTCTTCGCTCTGGACAAGCCCCGGCACAAGAAGCTCATCGGCGAGATCCGCGAGGCGGGGGCGCGCATCCAACTGCATACCGACGGCGACGTGGCCGGTTCGCTCATGGCCATCGACCCGCGCAGCGAGGTGGACGTGATGATGGGCACCGGCGGCACCCCCGAGGGTGTGCTCTCGGCCATCGCCATCCGCATCATGGGCGGCGAGATGTTCGCCAAGCTGGATCCCCAGAAGCAGGGCGAGAAGAACGGCCTGGCCGAGTCCGGCATGGACATCCGGCGCATCTACACCGTGGCCGACCTGGTCAAGAGCGAGGATCTCTTCTTCGCCGCCACGGGCATCTCCGGCGGCACATTCCTCAAGGGCGTGCGCTACACCGGCCACGGCGCCGAGACCCACTCCCTGGTCATGCGCGGCAAGACCGGCACCATCCGCTACATCGAGGCCATCCACAACTGGGACACCCTCATGCGGGTGAGCGCCGTCAAGTACAACTGA
- the tkt gene encoding transketolase — MRDESLDQKTVDVIRALVMDTVRAANSGHPGGAMSSADFATVLFSEFLNFDPDDARWFNRDRFVLSAGHESALLYSLLHLAGFITLDDLKAFRQMGSRTPGHPEHDMTPGVEATTGPLGQGLAMSVGMAAAEAHLGARLGADAVDHFTYVLASDGDLQEPVALGAASLAGLWGLSRLIVFYDSNKVQLAGPTKRADCADYRKIFEAFRWQVIEVDGHDRAAIREAVRDARLETSRPTLIIGHTVMAKGAATREGDHGTHGEPLPPEEIAATKKKMGLPENETFHVPADVAAHFRARFDGLRENARLWRENLKGRLADDADFAALWKAATGPRADLALDWPGFEPGAKLATRQAWGKCLDHIAPRLPFLMGGSADLDPSNQTAKFRAAFGVFGEDGLDKRSMSFGVREFPMAAILNGMALHGGPIPFGATFLTFSDYCRNAIRMSALQKLPVLYVFTHDSFHLGEDGPTHQPVEHVASLRLIPDVLDFRPADAGETALCLELALREEKRPSCLFLTRQGLPVLDPAVYPAVKDGARRGGYVLADCEGEPELLLLASGSEVSLALEAVKLLPGRNIRVVNMVCQALFDEQSAEYRKSVLPPSVGKRASVEAGRTDCWFKYLGCDGLAIGLNHFGESAPAGELAKKYGFTPENVAKLIRERFF, encoded by the coding sequence ATGCGCGACGAAAGCCTGGATCAGAAAACAGTCGACGTCATCCGCGCCCTGGTCATGGACACCGTGCGGGCGGCCAATTCCGGCCACCCCGGCGGAGCCATGTCCTCGGCCGACTTCGCCACCGTGCTCTTCAGCGAGTTCCTGAACTTCGACCCGGACGACGCGCGTTGGTTCAACCGCGACCGCTTCGTGCTCTCGGCCGGTCACGAGTCCGCGCTGCTCTATTCCCTGCTGCACCTCGCCGGGTTCATCACCCTGGACGACCTGAAGGCCTTCCGCCAGATGGGCAGCCGCACCCCGGGTCACCCGGAGCATGACATGACTCCCGGCGTGGAGGCCACCACCGGTCCCCTGGGCCAGGGTCTGGCCATGTCCGTGGGCATGGCCGCGGCGGAGGCCCATCTGGGCGCTCGCCTGGGCGCGGACGCCGTGGACCACTTCACCTACGTTCTGGCCTCGGACGGCGACCTGCAGGAGCCCGTGGCCCTGGGCGCGGCCTCCCTGGCCGGCCTCTGGGGCCTGTCCCGGCTGATCGTCTTCTACGACTCCAACAAGGTCCAGTTGGCCGGTCCCACCAAGCGCGCCGATTGCGCGGACTACCGCAAGATCTTCGAGGCCTTCCGCTGGCAGGTCATCGAGGTGGACGGCCACGACCGCGCGGCCATCCGCGAGGCCGTGCGGGACGCCCGCCTGGAAACCTCCCGGCCCACGCTCATCATCGGGCACACGGTCATGGCCAAGGGCGCGGCCACCCGCGAGGGCGACCACGGCACCCACGGCGAGCCCCTGCCGCCGGAGGAGATCGCGGCCACCAAGAAGAAGATGGGCCTGCCCGAGAACGAGACTTTCCACGTGCCCGCCGACGTGGCGGCCCACTTCCGGGCCCGCTTCGACGGCCTGCGCGAGAACGCCCGGCTCTGGCGCGAGAACCTCAAGGGTCGCCTGGCCGACGACGCGGACTTCGCCGCGCTTTGGAAGGCGGCCACGGGCCCGCGCGCGGACTTGGCCCTGGACTGGCCCGGCTTCGAGCCCGGGGCCAAGCTGGCCACCCGCCAGGCCTGGGGCAAGTGTCTGGACCACATCGCGCCCAGGCTGCCCTTCCTCATGGGCGGTTCGGCCGACCTCGACCCCTCGAACCAGACCGCCAAGTTCCGGGCGGCCTTCGGCGTGTTCGGCGAGGACGGCCTGGACAAGCGTTCGATGTCCTTCGGCGTGCGCGAGTTCCCCATGGCCGCCATTCTCAACGGCATGGCCCTGCACGGCGGGCCGATCCCCTTCGGGGCCACGTTCCTGACCTTCTCGGACTACTGCCGCAACGCGATCCGCATGTCGGCCCTGCAGAAGCTGCCGGTGCTCTACGTCTTCACCCACGACTCCTTCCACCTGGGCGAGGACGGCCCCACGCACCAGCCCGTGGAGCATGTGGCCTCGCTGCGGCTCATCCCGGACGTGCTGGACTTCCGCCCGGCCGACGCGGGCGAGACCGCGCTCTGCCTGGAGCTGGCCTTGCGCGAGGAGAAGCGGCCCTCCTGCCTGTTCCTGACCCGCCAGGGCCTGCCCGTGCTCGACCCGGCCGTCTACCCGGCGGTGAAGGACGGCGCGCGCCGGGGCGGCTACGTGCTGGCCGACTGCGAGGGCGAACCCGAACTGCTGCTCCTGGCCTCGGGCTCGGAGGTCTCCCTGGCCCTGGAGGCCGTGAAGCTCCTGCCCGGCCGCAATATCCGGGTGGTGAACATGGTCTGCCAGGCCCTGTTCGATGAACAAAGCGCGGAGTACAGGAAGTCCGTGCTGCCGCCGTCCGTGGGCAAACGCGCCTCAGTGGAGGCCGGGCGCACGGACTGCTGGTTCAAATACTTGGGCTGCGACGGCCTGGCCATCGGGCTGAACCACTTCGGTGAGTCGGCCCCGGCCGGGGAATTGGCGAAAAAGTACGGATTCACCCCGGAGAACGTGGCGAAGCTGATCCGCGAACGTTTCTTCTAG
- the rpiB gene encoding ribose 5-phosphate isomerase B has translation MHIVMASDHGGFQLKEFLKNQLAAAGHEVEDLGPDCARSCDYPPYAAKAAERVLAADCLGVLICGTGLGMSIAANRFAGVRAALCTNEFMARMAREHNDANILCLGERVVGQGLAWSMVQTFLETSFAGERHQRRLDLIELFDRR, from the coding sequence ATGCACATCGTCATGGCCTCGGACCACGGCGGGTTCCAGCTCAAGGAATTTCTCAAGAATCAGCTGGCCGCGGCGGGGCACGAGGTGGAAGACCTGGGCCCGGACTGCGCCCGGAGCTGCGACTATCCGCCCTACGCGGCCAAGGCCGCCGAACGGGTGCTGGCGGCCGACTGCCTGGGCGTCCTCATCTGCGGCACGGGCCTGGGCATGTCCATCGCGGCCAACCGTTTCGCGGGGGTGCGCGCGGCCCTGTGCACCAACGAGTTCATGGCCCGCATGGCCCGCGAGCACAACGACGCCAACATCCTCTGCCTGGGTGAGCGGGTCGTCGGCCAGGGCTTGGCCTGGTCCATGGTCCAGACCTTCCTGGAAACATCTTTCGCCGGTGAGCGGCACCAGCGCCGTCTGGACCTCATCGAGCTCTTCGACCGGAGATAG